The following proteins come from a genomic window of Dissulfuribacter thermophilus:
- a CDS encoding transposase, with translation MKTYKGVIQGYNGLAMVDAKHQVIVHAEAFGNGQEQHLLEPIIEGASKTYKVLSSDKDIFKKVKLTADAGFHTKKNMEMVFSQGIDAYIADRHFRKRDPRFKNQDRFKQRARKERKSRLFTPRDFIFDMEQQSCICSAEKHLYVKNKNFVTRNGYKAIAFMGKKTECRVCKLRELCLRYPDRTEARQVHFFLWQGE, from the coding sequence ATGAAGACCTATAAGGGAGTGATTCAGGGTTACAATGGCCTGGCCATGGTAGATGCCAAGCATCAGGTGATAGTACATGCAGAGGCCTTTGGAAATGGGCAAGAGCAACACCTATTAGAGCCCATTATAGAGGGGGCCAGTAAGACCTATAAGGTGCTGTCTTCTGACAAAGATATTTTTAAAAAAGTAAAGTTGACTGCTGATGCTGGATTTCACACAAAGAAGAACATGGAGATGGTCTTCAGCCAGGGGATAGATGCCTATATAGCAGACAGACATTTTCGCAAACGAGATCCCAGGTTCAAGAACCAAGATCGTTTCAAACAAAGAGCTCGAAAGGAGAGAAAATCCCGCTTGTTCACGCCCAGAGATTTTATTTTTGATATGGAGCAACAGAGCTGTATCTGTTCTGCCGAGAAACATCTCTATGTAAAGAACAAGAATTTTGTAACTAGAAATGGTTACAAGGCCATAGCTTTTATGGGTAAAAAGACCGAATGCAGGGTCTGTAAGCTTCGTGAGCTATGTCTGAGATATCCCGACAGGACCGAGGCTCGGCAGGTACACTTTTTTTTATGGCAAGGAGAATAG
- a CDS encoding transposase, giving the protein MKWKINSSLGRLVYSKRIGTVEPVFAHICSVLGLNRFPLRGKHKVNTQWLLYCIVHNIIIIHRFAPGFT; this is encoded by the coding sequence ATGAAGTGGAAGATAAATTCAAGCCTTGGCCGTTTGGTTTACAGTAAGCGCATAGGTACAGTGGAACCTGTATTTGCCCACATCTGTTCAGTGCTTGGTCTGAACCGTTTTCCCCTTCGAGGCAAGCACAAGGTGAACACCCAGTGGCTTCTTTACTGCATAGTGCACAATATCATCATAATCCACCGATTTGCACCTGGATTTACTTGA